One Halogeometricum sp. S3BR5-2 DNA segment encodes these proteins:
- a CDS encoding ThiF family adenylyltransferase, translating to MDRALRWLSNAAKGELREPDEPFEIPAFDTNSASATTIAFNETQESFSEWRETYGQWGTVNLRSLPTAEETYATGTFKDSDDEVVYQPQWGGYIDANPEDSVSGAWALLEEVPIEPPWEAPGTWQDLEGFFDGTETDPYELRANIKPVLDDEPVKILLIGFPIPATVDGDPEIIYWQPIEIQEFKDPNDLSGGFRDTGKGPEIAERREAGEEQIRWLDSDNWSHEQLTRRGHMTEWFLDRNIVLIGAGALGSMVAENLVRAGCQQLTIVDNDTYEIGNVARHTLTIDEVGRNKATAIADRLESIAPYAQVFDVDSAFPPSGELPESIREAEVVIDCTASRGVRRALDAIRWNHPVVFCSAAMGRRASRLFCFTAYSHTFPYSDYNEAFDPWRLQEQIEWDEDEDAIPERVGCWHPASVIRTDRVMTWAGTVTRLLDQATALSLRENHFTVLETGSGDELPTISQATPPFQDGTIWRAPESPITVQIPATCLEAMYERCREEHPCETGGILAGTDRLDGPALVVNARDPPRDSIQEPTRFLRGTDKVEEWLKDARESIGIDYLGEWHYHPGASPDLSRVDRTAMNDIANDDGYDCPHPLLFIVGQDEEGQFTINAYLFHDSKEYEQLERIDNPDAATTLNVGDDI from the coding sequence ATGGACCGAGCACTGCGGTGGTTAAGTAATGCTGCGAAAGGGGAACTCCGGGAACCAGACGAACCGTTTGAAATCCCGGCCTTCGATACGAACTCGGCTTCGGCCACGACCATCGCATTCAATGAGACGCAGGAGTCGTTCTCAGAATGGAGGGAGACGTATGGACAGTGGGGGACGGTCAATCTCCGCTCGTTGCCAACTGCTGAAGAGACATACGCGACTGGTACGTTCAAAGATAGCGACGATGAAGTCGTCTATCAGCCACAATGGGGTGGATACATCGATGCGAATCCTGAGGACTCTGTTTCCGGAGCGTGGGCACTGTTAGAAGAGGTGCCGATTGAACCCCCGTGGGAGGCCCCGGGAACGTGGCAAGATTTGGAAGGGTTTTTCGATGGCACCGAGACCGACCCGTACGAACTACGGGCAAATATCAAGCCCGTTTTGGACGATGAACCGGTCAAGATTCTTCTAATCGGGTTCCCCATCCCAGCTACGGTCGACGGCGACCCCGAGATCATTTATTGGCAACCAATCGAGATCCAGGAGTTCAAGGACCCGAATGACCTTTCCGGCGGATTTCGAGATACTGGAAAGGGGCCAGAGATAGCCGAACGACGGGAAGCTGGAGAGGAACAGATTCGGTGGCTGGACTCGGACAACTGGTCGCATGAGCAGCTCACCAGACGCGGGCATATGACAGAGTGGTTTCTGGATCGCAACATCGTACTCATTGGAGCGGGAGCGCTCGGCAGTATGGTTGCCGAGAACCTCGTTCGAGCCGGCTGTCAGCAGCTTACCATCGTCGACAACGACACGTATGAGATCGGCAACGTGGCTCGCCACACACTAACAATCGATGAGGTAGGACGAAACAAGGCGACAGCAATCGCGGACCGGCTCGAATCCATTGCACCGTACGCCCAAGTCTTTGATGTGGATAGCGCCTTTCCACCGAGCGGTGAGTTGCCGGAGTCAATTAGAGAAGCGGAGGTAGTAATTGACTGTACCGCGTCACGGGGAGTTCGTCGCGCTCTGGATGCGATTAGATGGAATCACCCGGTCGTGTTTTGCTCCGCTGCGATGGGTCGGCGAGCGAGCCGGTTGTTCTGCTTCACAGCTTACTCACATACCTTTCCGTACAGCGATTACAACGAAGCGTTCGATCCATGGCGGTTGCAAGAACAGATCGAATGGGACGAAGACGAGGATGCCATCCCCGAGCGAGTCGGCTGCTGGCACCCAGCATCAGTTATCCGAACGGACCGGGTGATGACGTGGGCAGGGACAGTGACACGACTTCTCGATCAGGCGACGGCATTGAGCCTGCGCGAGAATCACTTCACCGTACTCGAGACCGGTAGTGGCGACGAGCTGCCGACCATTTCACAGGCCACACCTCCCTTCCAGGACGGAACTATATGGCGAGCACCGGAATCACCAATCACCGTACAGATTCCGGCCACGTGTCTTGAAGCGATGTATGAGCGCTGTCGGGAAGAACACCCCTGTGAAACGGGCGGTATTCTCGCTGGAACCGACCGTCTCGATGGGCCAGCACTGGTGGTGAATGCCCGCGACCCACCGCGGGACTCCATTCAAGAACCAACTCGATTCCTCCGCGGAACCGACAAAGTCGAGGAGTGGCTCAAAGACGCCAGGGAGAGCATTGGCATCGACTATCTCGGTGAATGGCACTACCATCCCGGCGCTTCACCCGATCTCAGTCGGGTCGATCGGACTGCGATGAATGACATCGCCAACGACGACGGCTACGACTGTCCGCATCCGCTCCTCTTCATCGTTGGACAGGACGAAGAAGGTCAATTCACGATCAACGCCTATCTATTCCATGATAGTAAGGAATACGAGCAGTTAGAACGGATTGACAACCCAGATGCAGCTACAACTCTCAACGTCGGTGACGATATATGA
- a CDS encoding SMODS domain-containing nucleotidyltransferase, which translates to MTTLPTLFETFLSDIRPQDEHNDAYKEGHETLRDHLQSDEDIDEFYVADFLQGSYRRWTALRPQEDEKSDVDVVFVSDLSSDLDTDVALRKCEPFLDEHYVGQWEPNAHSYKIEEEKVEIDLVLTAAPSEATREAVKSLGSLDVGTALSPDDLSTVAEALNMSADGDDEWKDQPLKIPHRDENKWENTHPLATIAFTINKNDITDGHYVNVVKAIKWWRRTKTPDVEGPTSYPLEHIVGQCCPHDIDSVAEGVTRTLEELTRQFKTEAMAEETPVLPAHGLPETPENDVLKQIDGDDFAAFYDKAEDAAALARTALDEEDKETSRDYWYQLFGEKFPPFGSDDDSDDGGEKAMSVGSSSQVEDPSDHQFAESDS; encoded by the coding sequence ATGACCACACTCCCCACACTGTTCGAGACCTTCTTGTCAGACATCCGCCCGCAGGACGAGCACAATGATGCCTACAAGGAGGGCCACGAAACCCTCCGCGATCACTTGCAGAGTGACGAGGACATCGACGAGTTCTACGTTGCAGACTTTCTACAGGGGAGCTACCGTCGGTGGACGGCACTCAGACCGCAGGAAGACGAGAAATCCGACGTTGACGTCGTCTTTGTCTCTGATCTCAGCAGTGATCTCGATACCGATGTTGCGCTAAGAAAATGCGAGCCGTTCCTGGATGAACACTATGTGGGGCAGTGGGAACCGAACGCGCACTCCTACAAGATCGAGGAAGAGAAGGTGGAGATCGATCTCGTCTTGACAGCGGCACCGAGCGAGGCAACACGTGAAGCCGTCAAATCACTGGGTTCACTAGACGTTGGCACAGCCCTGAGTCCAGACGACCTTTCGACCGTGGCGGAGGCCCTCAATATGTCGGCAGATGGCGACGACGAGTGGAAGGACCAACCGCTCAAGATCCCACATCGAGATGAGAACAAGTGGGAGAATACCCATCCCCTCGCGACTATCGCCTTCACCATTAATAAAAACGATATCACGGATGGCCACTACGTGAACGTCGTCAAAGCCATCAAATGGTGGCGGCGAACGAAGACACCCGACGTCGAAGGACCGACAAGCTATCCCCTCGAGCACATCGTTGGTCAGTGCTGTCCTCATGATATCGACAGCGTCGCTGAAGGCGTGACAAGGACGCTGGAAGAACTCACACGGCAGTTCAAGACCGAAGCAATGGCCGAGGAAACCCCCGTCTTGCCTGCTCACGGGCTCCCGGAAACCCCCGAGAATGACGTCCTCAAACAAATCGACGGGGACGATTTCGCGGCGTTCTACGATAAGGCCGAAGATGCCGCAGCGCTCGCGCGGACAGCACTGGATGAGGAGGACAAAGAAACATCGAGGGATTACTGGTACCAGCTCTTCGGTGAGAAATTCCCTCCCTTCGGAAGCGACGACGATTCCGACGATGGAGGGGAGAAAGCCATGTCAGTAGGGTCGTCCTCACAGGTAGAGGATCCATCTGACCACCAGTTCGCCGAGTCGGACAGCTGA
- a CDS encoding Cdc6/Cdc18 family protein, with translation MIRDARVLRAGFVPREVEHRDAEVNHLSSVLEPITNGEPADTAIVTGPSGAGKTCISKFVTERLREEVLDVEATYVNCWRNYTRFRTLYQILDDLGATIDIHRQSTPHDELVDRLQQHDGSRTVIILDEVDQLEDPSVIYDLHSLPQFAIICIANKEEELFSRVDGRLVSRLRSSEHVRMDKYHDEQLYDILSARAKWGLDEDVITDDQLYRIADAATGDARLAIGILRTAAGKADRENHERITDDILLDAAEDARAQIKQKSLDSLTPHQRVVYDIVREHGPLGPGEIHERYTDEVDDPRTKRTIRSYLSKMAQYNLLEAEGTSRDREYAIIESPPAATTT, from the coding sequence ATGATTCGCGATGCTCGCGTCCTCCGGGCCGGGTTCGTTCCTCGGGAAGTTGAGCATCGCGACGCCGAAGTCAACCATCTCTCCAGCGTCCTCGAGCCCATCACGAACGGAGAGCCCGCCGACACGGCCATCGTCACCGGACCCAGCGGCGCCGGCAAGACCTGCATCTCGAAGTTCGTTACCGAACGACTCCGGGAAGAGGTCCTCGACGTCGAGGCGACCTACGTCAACTGCTGGCGGAACTACACCCGATTCCGCACGCTCTATCAGATCCTCGACGACCTCGGCGCGACCATCGACATCCACCGTCAGTCGACGCCCCACGACGAACTCGTCGATCGCCTCCAGCAGCACGACGGCTCTCGAACCGTCATCATCCTCGACGAGGTCGACCAACTGGAGGATCCCAGCGTCATCTACGACCTCCACAGCCTCCCGCAGTTTGCGATCATCTGCATCGCGAACAAGGAAGAGGAGCTGTTCAGCCGCGTCGACGGCCGCCTCGTGAGCCGCCTGCGCTCCAGCGAACACGTCCGGATGGACAAGTACCACGACGAGCAGCTGTACGATATCCTGAGTGCGCGGGCGAAGTGGGGGCTCGACGAGGACGTCATCACCGACGACCAGCTATATCGAATCGCCGACGCGGCCACCGGCGACGCCCGCCTCGCAATCGGCATCCTCCGAACGGCCGCCGGCAAGGCTGATCGCGAGAACCACGAGCGCATCACCGACGATATTCTCCTGGACGCCGCCGAGGATGCTCGGGCCCAGATCAAGCAGAAGAGCCTCGACTCACTCACGCCGCACCAGCGCGTCGTCTACGACATCGTTCGTGAGCACGGCCCGCTCGGCCCGGGCGAGATTCACGAGCGCTATACGGACGAAGTCGACGACCCACGGACGAAACGGACCATCCGGTCCTATCTCTCGAAGATGGCTCAGTACAACCTCCTCGAGGCCGAGGGCACGAGCCGGGATCGAGAATACGCGATCATTGAGTCACCACCTGCTGCAACAACCACTTAA
- a CDS encoding DUF262 domain-containing protein has translation METKRIAEVVENINYSYLLPAIQREFVWETSDIVDLFDSLLRDYPIGALLQWNLSAEEAQAQPKYRFVTHYVDEPNFPQSLTTPTHRNPPHNSEDPLPSPVKLVLDGQQRLTALNIGLTGSFYERKHNHPRNKASSWVQKRLYLNLLSDPQTADSELGNKYDFSFRSEQSATANAYWYPVNRIMSISDNDDFYAERQEIEGEIQELVENHPEIENSDSLILNAQRNFEDLYRAVHKDEKLHFFTEDENDITRVRDVFVRINQGGVTPNRAEILLSLMTSSWQQEPPEINARDEVHSMVDELNGIIDGGNAPFATKHVQKVLLAINGNEIQYRFDNYTLDLLRNLKEIWLTDTFSNTMEQLAELLNSYYPTVTYILSPALYTPIAYYLYQNENPSLDSTSIKGRGRRRDILYYICAARLNGFTSQSSNQIAELVRDVIREEESSEFPLERISDEVASSYGTSLRFTEEKLTTLFEELQYGKRDIEFLLQLSHYPDEPARGKDYDIDHIIPKSVLPEEADADRVGNLQLLIDKTNKMKSDDDFEDWMNSRTDDYKQTHHIPEGAKEMTFEEFVDARERLIMEHILEHQPF, from the coding sequence ATTCTTATCTCTTACCCGCGATTCAGCGGGAGTTCGTCTGGGAAACGAGTGACATCGTGGATCTGTTTGATTCCCTGTTACGGGACTATCCGATCGGTGCGCTCCTTCAGTGGAACCTCTCGGCTGAGGAAGCACAGGCTCAGCCCAAATATCGCTTCGTCACCCACTACGTCGACGAACCAAATTTTCCCCAGTCACTCACAACACCGACCCATCGAAACCCCCCGCACAATTCTGAAGACCCACTCCCGTCACCGGTGAAACTAGTCCTCGACGGCCAGCAGCGACTGACCGCGCTCAATATCGGTCTGACCGGATCATTCTACGAGCGGAAACACAACCACCCTCGGAACAAGGCCAGTTCGTGGGTTCAGAAGCGACTCTATCTCAACCTCCTCTCGGACCCGCAGACAGCGGACTCGGAACTCGGCAATAAATACGACTTCTCCTTCCGCTCTGAGCAGTCCGCAACCGCGAATGCATACTGGTATCCAGTCAACCGAATCATGTCCATCTCTGACAACGACGATTTCTATGCAGAACGCCAGGAAATTGAGGGAGAGATCCAGGAGCTGGTCGAGAACCACCCCGAGATAGAGAATTCAGATAGTCTGATTCTCAACGCTCAGCGTAATTTCGAGGACCTCTATCGAGCGGTCCACAAGGACGAGAAGCTCCACTTCTTTACCGAAGACGAGAACGACATCACCCGTGTTCGCGACGTCTTCGTACGGATCAATCAGGGAGGGGTGACACCGAATCGTGCCGAAATCCTCCTGTCGTTGATGACTAGTAGCTGGCAACAGGAGCCGCCGGAAATCAACGCACGGGACGAGGTGCACTCGATGGTCGACGAACTGAACGGGATCATCGACGGTGGGAACGCTCCTTTTGCTACGAAGCACGTCCAGAAGGTACTGCTCGCAATCAACGGCAACGAGATCCAGTATCGGTTCGACAACTACACACTCGACTTGCTGCGGAATCTGAAGGAGATCTGGCTCACCGATACGTTCTCGAACACGATGGAACAACTCGCTGAGCTTCTGAATAGTTACTATCCGACGGTGACCTACATCCTCAGTCCCGCCCTCTACACACCTATCGCCTACTACCTCTACCAGAACGAGAATCCCTCGCTCGATTCGACCTCAATCAAAGGTCGCGGGCGACGTCGTGACATTCTCTACTATATCTGTGCAGCCCGACTCAACGGATTCACCAGCCAATCATCGAACCAGATCGCAGAACTCGTCCGGGATGTTATCCGAGAGGAAGAGAGCTCGGAGTTCCCACTTGAGCGGATCAGTGATGAAGTGGCATCCAGTTACGGAACCTCCCTCCGTTTCACCGAAGAAAAGTTGACCACGCTTTTCGAGGAGCTCCAGTACGGGAAGCGCGACATCGAGTTCCTTCTGCAGCTATCACACTACCCCGATGAGCCGGCACGGGGCAAAGACTACGATATCGACCACATCATCCCAAAATCGGTTCTCCCCGAAGAAGCAGATGCTGACCGGGTGGGGAACCTCCAGTTACTGATTGACAAGACGAACAAGATGAAATCGGACGATGACTTCGAGGACTGGATGAACTCCAGAACGGACGACTACAAGCAGACTCATCATATCCCGGAGGGCGCAAAGGAGATGACGTTCGAAGAGTTCGTGGACGCCCGCGAACGGCTCATTATGGAGCACATCCTCGAACACCAGCCGTTCTAG